A genomic segment from Glycine max cultivar Williams 82 chromosome 1, Glycine_max_v4.0, whole genome shotgun sequence encodes:
- the LOC100819752 gene encoding uncharacterized protein isoform X2, which produces MALISELLANTILLVMRHFSLLRLACLFGIRIALTVIYTWTELIGTTISFHANIILRIITWTFGLISLPARVVYAFQRERQVRKCCCLLPRKGKGIGDGLEQKLHEMQIELENLVWDKKELQEHFKMAVKERKMMEMLLVELEEEHDMAIEKIEKLEGKDQTNENLRLKEIQGKRYWSSKDQSNSDRVQTINDSNYNISHPILSLNSNYNGSGISLQDLIMCKDIWEDESKTRSELLKLLKAVPKSGPVVKSKTSEALDYHRDVALSQSLFSAIMSLVVGVTVWEAEDPCTPLVVALFAVVGMSLKSVVQFFSTIRNKPASDAVALLSFNWFILGTLTYPTLPRVARMLAPLVLRLMDQTMTPGSVSFP; this is translated from the exons TATATACTTGGACGGAGTTGATCGGAACAACAATTAGCTTCCATGCAAACATAATATTAAGAATTATCACATGGACATTTGGGCTTATCTCCCTGCCTGCAAGAGTTGTGTATGCCTTTCAAAGGGAGAGGCAG gtTCGCAAATGTTGTTGCCTGTTACCAAGAAAGGGGAAAGGAATTGGGGATGGG CTGGAACAAAAACTACATGAAATGCAGATAGAGTTGGAGAATTTAGTGTGGGATAAGAAGGAACTACAAGAACATTTTAAAATGGCTGTCAAAGAGCGCAAAATGATGGAGATGCTACTAGTGGAGCTTGAAGAGGAGCATGATATGGccattgaaaaaattgaaaagttagAGGGAAAG GATCAGACAAATGAAAATCTTCGGCTGAAAGAAATTCAAGGAAAGAGATACTGGAGCTCCAAAGATCAAAGCAACAGCGACAGAGTCCAAACCATCAATGACAGCAACTACAACATTTCTCATCCTATACTCTCACTGAACTCCAACTACAACGGGAGTGGAATCTCTCTTCAGGATCTTATAATGTGCAAAGATATTTGGGAAGATGAGAGCAAAACCAGAAGTGAGTTGCTTAAACTCTTAAAAGCAGTACCAAAGTCCGGGCCAGTAGTTAAGTCCAAAACGAGCGAAGCACTAGACTACCATCGAGACGTAGCTctttcacaatctctcttcaGTGCCATTATGTCACTTGTGGTTGGAGTCACTGTGTGGGAAGCTGAGGACCCTTGCACGCCTCTTGTGGTGGCTCTCTTTGCCGTAGTAGGCATGTCCTTGAAGAGTGTGGTGCAGTTTTTCTCCACCATTAGAAATAAACCTGCATCTGATGCTGTTGCTCTTTTAAGCTTCAATTGGTTTATTCTTGGCACTCTAACCTACCCTACCTTACCAAGGGTTGCTCGCATGCTGGCTCCACTAGTGTTACGCCTTATGGACCAAACCATGACACCTGGTTCGGTCTCCTTTCCATAG
- the LOC100819752 gene encoding uncharacterized protein isoform X1, whose translation MALISELLANTILLVMRHFSLLRLACLFGIRIALTVIYTWTELIGTTISFHANIILRIITWTFGLISLPARVVYAFQRERQVRKCCCLLPRKGKGIGDGLEQKLHEMQIELENLVWDKKELQEHFKMAVKERKMMEMLLVELEEEHDMAIEKIEKLEGKLQDQTNENLRLKEIQGKRYWSSKDQSNSDRVQTINDSNYNISHPILSLNSNYNGSGISLQDLIMCKDIWEDESKTRSELLKLLKAVPKSGPVVKSKTSEALDYHRDVALSQSLFSAIMSLVVGVTVWEAEDPCTPLVVALFAVVGMSLKSVVQFFSTIRNKPASDAVALLSFNWFILGTLTYPTLPRVARMLAPLVLRLMDQTMTPGSVSFP comes from the exons TATATACTTGGACGGAGTTGATCGGAACAACAATTAGCTTCCATGCAAACATAATATTAAGAATTATCACATGGACATTTGGGCTTATCTCCCTGCCTGCAAGAGTTGTGTATGCCTTTCAAAGGGAGAGGCAG gtTCGCAAATGTTGTTGCCTGTTACCAAGAAAGGGGAAAGGAATTGGGGATGGG CTGGAACAAAAACTACATGAAATGCAGATAGAGTTGGAGAATTTAGTGTGGGATAAGAAGGAACTACAAGAACATTTTAAAATGGCTGTCAAAGAGCGCAAAATGATGGAGATGCTACTAGTGGAGCTTGAAGAGGAGCATGATATGGccattgaaaaaattgaaaagttagAGGGAAAG TTGCAGGATCAGACAAATGAAAATCTTCGGCTGAAAGAAATTCAAGGAAAGAGATACTGGAGCTCCAAAGATCAAAGCAACAGCGACAGAGTCCAAACCATCAATGACAGCAACTACAACATTTCTCATCCTATACTCTCACTGAACTCCAACTACAACGGGAGTGGAATCTCTCTTCAGGATCTTATAATGTGCAAAGATATTTGGGAAGATGAGAGCAAAACCAGAAGTGAGTTGCTTAAACTCTTAAAAGCAGTACCAAAGTCCGGGCCAGTAGTTAAGTCCAAAACGAGCGAAGCACTAGACTACCATCGAGACGTAGCTctttcacaatctctcttcaGTGCCATTATGTCACTTGTGGTTGGAGTCACTGTGTGGGAAGCTGAGGACCCTTGCACGCCTCTTGTGGTGGCTCTCTTTGCCGTAGTAGGCATGTCCTTGAAGAGTGTGGTGCAGTTTTTCTCCACCATTAGAAATAAACCTGCATCTGATGCTGTTGCTCTTTTAAGCTTCAATTGGTTTATTCTTGGCACTCTAACCTACCCTACCTTACCAAGGGTTGCTCGCATGCTGGCTCCACTAGTGTTACGCCTTATGGACCAAACCATGACACCTGGTTCGGTCTCCTTTCCATAG